ATTTTGGATTATGGATTATGGATTATGTATGTACCTACTGTGAAGCTGATATAATATTGATATGGAGCCATGCTTAGTCTACATTTCTTTGAGAAATATACTCAGCTTGCAGGGAAACTAATACACCCATCTGGAGGGACTGATTATAGTATTTGCTATAGCATTTATGCAATTCCTTGCCGGAGGATATTTTTTGGCTGGACGAGCAGCTCAAGGTCCACTCCACTGGAAGGACTCAAAGCATGTATGTATGAGCTAATAAGCCACGCATCTGGTACTCTAGGGCAACCAAGTGACTGAAGTTAAGTATCGACAAAAATCAGAAACTGCAAGCATGGTATTTCTTAGCTCTACTATCTACTACATTAATCACGAAGATCAGATCCCAGTCGACCTAGCTTGCTTCCTAACTGATTTTATGAGCATCTGGAATGGAGTCCCGTAGGGAAAGGTAATAACTGTGAAACTCTTAGATGAACTTGGGTTTGGTTCGAGCTGAGGAACAtgattacataaacaaatttGTGGCTTGTTGAGTGGCTAGGAGCTTATTTTTCTGATACTAGAGACATGGAAGATCCAAAATTGATTTGGCTTATGACTTGAGAGTTAGCAGTGCCTTGATGATCTGTTCTCCTCTCCCAGGTCATAGTTGCTtgcattcagtttttattttaactttgaaaaagaagaaaagctAAAACTACTTAATAGCTACCAACTTACAGTAACTGTGTAGAGTAGTAGCTCCGTCGTTGATAATTAAGAATTTCTGGAAAATGAGGCTGAAAGGTGTAGTGTCACTATCATGATGTAGACGAGTTGGGTGTGGGCACATGCACTCTGTCACTCACTCCCCACTTAGTACaccatttttgtttcttttccaACAAAAACAATCAACAGTTCCAATTCGGCAATCGTACGAGTGGATAAGGATCAATTGGTTGATATCAGATCTATTTATCACCATTCACACCTTTAATTCTCCCCAAACTGGGCGATCCATTTTGCGGCAGAATGGCCTTCTATGGCTACAACGGCGATGTCCACTGGGGTGCCGCCGACCATGATTTCGAAGCCGCATCCTACTATTCTCCTCCATACCTTCTCAGTGAGCCTAACCCAATCCCACTCCCTATTGATTACTACAATCATGATTATTACTCTGTATCTACTTATTCTGATCCGATTAACTATGCTTCATCTTACGATTACTACCAATATTCCGTAAATCAATCGGAGACGAACTACAGCCAGCCGAAATATCTTCAGTACGACCCATCTCCTCCCTATCAAGCCTATTTCCCTACCCAGACCAAATCTACAGTATCATACTCTAAAGTGCAGTTCAGTATGCCTGAATTCGAAGATTATGACCCCACTCCTTACGGTGGAGGTTATGATCAGGCAATGACCTACGGCAAGCCTCTTCCTCCTTCAGATCTCACCTGTTATCCTCGCTCGCTGCCCCAATCCGACGCCCCGCCTTTGGATAATTTCTCTTTTGCTTCAATTCCTTCACCCTATGGCAGAGATGAAGATATTATTGCAACGAAGCCTCCCGATGGAAGCAAACCCACAGATACCAAACCTGAAACAGGAAGCCGTAGCGGTGTGGAAAATGAAGGTAAGATTATCGATGATGGTAAGGATGTTGAGCCAATCGAAGTGATCCCGATTGTTGAGCAAAGCGATTATCCCAATTATGAACATCAAAATGGAAGGGTCCCTCAAATTCCATATGGTTCTGGATTGGAAACTATGGACCTGTGTGAAGGTTTATTTGGTTACTGGCCGTGCTTAGCCAAGAAAGCGCAGCAGCAGAGGAACTGCTGTCAAGTTTGCGACCCAGATCAGAGAATCGATCCGTGGAAATCTGCTGCAGATTATCTTTTTGGGACTCCACTGCCGTATGATTACGacaattatcatcatcatcaccagTCTCTGTACCAGTCCGATCAAATTTCTTGGCTGCACTAAATTGGAATAAAGTTATTGGTATGATTCTCCTGTTATTTTTCATACCAAATTCATCTCTGCTTGAGAAATTAAGCAAAATACACATGTTGTATAATTGATTAGGGGGCGGCAGTACATTATAGAGGATGGGGCAAAAATGAGTGAATTGTGCATCAACCATGCCATTGCCATTGTCATCCACAGTTAAGTTATTATTAAAGCATTGTGCAAATAAATGTCTAAGTAGTCGAACATTGGTGGACGGCAAAATCATGCCAGTTTTGAATTATCTTATTTTCTTATTCTTGCTATCTTCTTTCTAAAGGGATGTATTACCCACCTCTTAGAGACTGTAATAATGCCATTAGACACACTTTATTTGCAAAATCCTTGGGTTCCGTCAATTTCCCTATGCATGGACACTTCTGCCATGAAAATATGCAACTGTTTCAATCTTTCTATCTTTAATTTCGTTTCACCATTAATCGGTCTTCAGACTTCTATATCATCCTCCTCACAATTTCATAAAGCTAATGCGTTATGTAATACTCTACCACAAAttagttactaaaaataaataaatagacagATACAaagagtgtggagttggggtagaatttttggttttgttaatgatggagttgggttccataggtggatgtcgaatgatgaatccccgatgattttataatcttcttggtactactggtgccttatcgttctataatatttactttccttataaaaaaaaaaaaaaagacaagatACAAAGAGAACCTaaacaaaaggaaagaaagGAATAAAAAATGCAGAAGAAATGAACAGGGGGGTCAACTTGAGAATAGGATACAATGAGTACTACATGTACGAAAATGTTactgggaaaaaaaaaagtcataaaGCGAAAGCTTGACTCtctgaaaattaattttatattctacCTCTAACGTTGTGTGTTGGTTTTGAGATagtataaaaaatgaataaattttatttcattcgtCTCATCTATCTCgagatattttcttttttagtcgTTCCTCCTATTTTGAtacatgtttttttatttaacaaaatttttaccctttattcatatttttcacctatcacacttaacacagTAAATATTATTTCCTCCATCCCATTTATATCGGCACATTTATTTTGGGAACAGAGCTTAAGAATAAATGGTTAAAAGTGTAAAGTCGGCCGAGACtacttattttatgtgtagaGATGATAGGGACAaaatactatttttgaaaaatgtcaTTATAAAGTGTGTCAAGATAAGCAAGACGAATtgattaatttcttaaattttgtgTCCAAAATTTTTGTCTTAAGATAGATGGGACAAAAGGAGTACTTATTATATGATCAAAAATTCAAGTAAGTTgcactccctctgtcccgccaAGCTTAAGTCGTTTCCTTTTCGGCAAAAATTAGGGAAATTAATACCCTAGTTAAAGTTACTAATTACATCCTTATTTTCAACCCATTttcactctccctctctcaaaCACATTATTCACAAatctacaaaaataaaaaaataattaatttaattaattatataaaataattaatttgtatataaaaaatatttaataattaatttagaattagatttaattaatttactaaattttatattaaaaaattatttaaaataattaattatataaataactatTTAATCACAATTTACAAACAaacttaaataactaaataattcTTAATTTTCGGGCTCAAAAGAAATGCTTCAAGCTCggcgggatgaagggagtataaaattttaAGCACCACCTTTTTCTTATGATTAGGTATAAATTTTATAGCTAAGGGATAATATTATACCATTTTTTTATGATTCAGaataaataagatataaaaaattatgattCCCACGTTAAATGATGAAGTTATTTATTCATTATATCATCTATCTCTTTTATAAGGATAAAAACGAACACACCAATAGAACCTTAAtaaatggagagataaggtggttcttggagtggatgagggaaactaattactaacatctaacatgactttgcccgatcaaaaaaaaaaaaaatagaacctATTCTTAATAAATGGGTGAAGAGTGAAATGCATATAGCTGCTGGTAGTGCAAATTCTGACAACGAGAATCTTTGGGAAAGGTATATGACTGCATTTTTGTTAAGGATTcgtttattttgataaaatatatatatatatatatatatatatatatattttttttttaattttcacatgtttattatattaaaaaaaaaattctgagcagatgaaatattttctcaGCCAACTCATTTTCTCCTCAATGTTGAATAAGAgtattatttttgaataatagtgtgaaaatatttttcaatatgttttaatattttcatttctaataaacatatgatacaaaatgagtaatatttttttatccatcattctttaataaaaaatttacaataaaaaaataaactgacTTTAGTCAACTTTGTTTGTACCCATTTACGACAGTGAAATAATTTTCAACCGAAAAACTTAGCCCAACTCTAAATGTTGGCGGCGCTTCTTGCTGCAATTAGGGTTTCAAAGTTATATCATTTTTCTCAGCGAGGGGTATTTTAGTCTCCTCATATTTTGTTTTTACCTTTTTCTTTTAGTATCCTCACCTCACACAATTTGGTAAAAAAATCTACTATCtttgtggttttttttttgaatatggGTTTTTGTCCATATTAAAAATGTGACACCATTAGGACTATCTAAACGGTTCGATTTGGATAATCGAATCaaaattttcggttacccgaacaatatataataaattagtattaattaaatatttcgaTTAACCCAAATAATCGATCTGGCTAATCGATACCCGAAATTTCTGAAAAACTGATAAACAAACCTGAATCAATATCCAAAATTTTTGGTTATATCAGATAACCAAATCCAAATGCGAACGGTTCTGTTTGGTTATTGGATTATCCAAAATCCGATATCCATTTAGACAGCCCTAGACACCATGTTGAGATATGCGAGGTTTATGTAAcagattatttttttgaaaaaaaaaaagattcttattttttatgttgGGGCAATGTGAGTTGTGTGACTTGATCCCTATAGCTATATGTTAATACCAAAGGTATGGATGTTATCGAAGAGACAATAATATATAGATTCTGAATAAACAGAAAAGCAGCAGAATAATTTTATTTGAGATGAAGGGGAAGAAGCGAAGAGGAAAATTCCAAAAGTGGGCACAGGATCCTCGTCAATTCCGTCATGGGACTGGCTGAAAAGAAATGCCACGCAATTGATACCGCGCATCATCTTTCCTTTTCGCATGATTTCCTTACCACCCTCTCCAGGTATATTTATGACTTGTATTCaaatttttgcaaataaatgATTCTACATTAGTACTTATATTTGGTGTATTGCATAATCTTCCTGTTTGGTACACTAACCAAGTCACAATCACTAGTAATTAGCATCGTGTGGATCATTAGCTACGTTGTACCATGTTGACACTTTGGTAATTTTAATGTCTTGTAATTGGAATAACTTGGCTGTCAATGTAGACATATAGTACGACGTGAATCGAGACACTGCCTCTTGCCTCttcaataaaataatcattcaCATAAATAAATCACGTATTGGAGTATAATATGTCCAACAATCATTGGTTCTTAGGTAGATCTCCCCTGGCAAGAAAAAACGCCAGCTTTAGTTTAATCACATTAGACccataaaacaaaaaagaaaaagaaaaacattttGGTAATAAGATGAGGCTAATATGGGAAAAAATTCATGACGTAGTCCCCACATTTCTTCACACCACAATTCTTGCTCTTTTTATTTCATCCTTCCTttccagagcagcagcagcagtgatGGCTATGCTACACAGAATAATTATTTCTGTGAGTGTGATTGTTTTGTGTTGGACGACGGCGTCGGGCTCCATTCATGAGCTGCTGAGAAGCAGAGGGTTGCCGGCGGGGCTATTTCCGAAGAACGGCGTGAAATCTTATGAACTGAGTGAAGATGGGTTGCTGCAGGTGTTCCTGGAGAGCCCCTGCGTGGCCAAACTGGAGACGAGGATATCGTTCGAGAGCGTGGTGAGAGCGAATCTTAGCTACGGCGGGTTGATGGGAGTCGAGGGATTGTCTCAAGAAGAGCTCTTTCTCTGGCTGCCTGTCAAGGATATCATCGTCTACGATCCTTCCTCCGGCCTCATCTTGTTCGATATCGGCCTCGCTCACAAACagatgtctctctctctctttgaagATCCTCCTCTTTGCTATCCTCGATGTACTccacctttcttcttctttattaatatgattattgttattatatatttttccactgctcattttttatgttgccaTTGCAGTTGGGTTGCTGGACCGCCACTCT
The genomic region above belongs to Salvia miltiorrhiza cultivar Shanhuang (shh) chromosome 5, IMPLAD_Smil_shh, whole genome shotgun sequence and contains:
- the LOC130985710 gene encoding uncharacterized protein LOC130985710; this encodes MAFYGYNGDVHWGAADHDFEAASYYSPPYLLSEPNPIPLPIDYYNHDYYSVSTYSDPINYASSYDYYQYSVNQSETNYSQPKYLQYDPSPPYQAYFPTQTKSTVSYSKVQFSMPEFEDYDPTPYGGGYDQAMTYGKPLPPSDLTCYPRSLPQSDAPPLDNFSFASIPSPYGRDEDIIATKPPDGSKPTDTKPETGSRSGVENEGKIIDDGKDVEPIEVIPIVEQSDYPNYEHQNGRVPQIPYGSGLETMDLCEGLFGYWPCLAKKAQQQRNCCQVCDPDQRIDPWKSAADYLFGTPLPYDYDNYHHHHQSLYQSDQISWLH
- the LOC130985712 gene encoding uncharacterized protein LOC130985712 isoform X1, whose amino-acid sequence is MGLAEKKCHAIDTAHHLSFSHDFLTTLSRAAAAVMAMLHRIIISVSVIVLCWTTASGSIHELLRSRGLPAGLFPKNGVKSYELSEDGLLQVFLESPCVAKLETRISFESVVRANLSYGGLMGVEGLSQEELFLWLPVKDIIVYDPSSGLILFDIGLAHKQMSLSLFEDPPLCYPRFGLLDRHSGFRAQR
- the LOC130985712 gene encoding uncharacterized protein LOC130985712 isoform X2, which codes for MRLIWEKIHDVVPTFLHTTILALFISSFLSRAAAAVMAMLHRIIISVSVIVLCWTTASGSIHELLRSRGLPAGLFPKNGVKSYELSEDGLLQVFLESPCVAKLETRISFESVVRANLSYGGLMGVEGLSQEELFLWLPVKDIIVYDPSSGLILFDIGLAHKQMSLSLFEDPPLCYPRFGLLDRHSGFRAQR